In Lycium ferocissimum isolate CSIRO_LF1 chromosome 11, AGI_CSIRO_Lferr_CH_V1, whole genome shotgun sequence, a single genomic region encodes these proteins:
- the LOC132036045 gene encoding phosphatidate cytidylyltransferase 3-like isoform X2 produces MQEHMMPSSPSTPTRIRRRRTQEIFPVLSKLEDQNKYRTMWIRTYSSLWMLIGIIIILYLGHLYICAMVVVIQIIMTSELFNLLRRTDEERCLPGFRLLNWYFFFTGMLFVYGRILSQQLVNTATIDQFSHKLVSKVIKYQMFFCYFLYIAGLVWFILTLKKKTYKYQFGQYAWTHMILFVVFTQSSFTVANIFEGIFWFLLPASLIAMNDVAAYFFGFFFGKTPLIKLSPKKTWEGFIGASIATMITAFLFANVLGRFQWLTCPRKDLSTGWLQCDPGPLFKPEYYSIAGSLRWFPLKEISILPVQWHALCLGLFASIIAPFGGFFASGFKRAFNIKDFGYYIPGHGGFTDRMDCQMVMAIFVYIYYQSFVPQDYSVDMILDQIVRNLNFEDQKALYYRLGQIFRQRQMENY; encoded by the exons ATGCAGGAGCATATGATGCCTTCATCACCATCAACACCTACTCGAATTCGGCGTAGACGTACGCAGGAG ATATTTCCCGTGCTAAGCAAATTAGAAGATCAAAACAAATATAGAACTATGTGGATTCGCACGTATTCTTCTCTATGGATGCTCATAggcatcatcatcattctaTACTTGGGTCATCTGTATATTTGTGCAATGGTCGTTGTCATCCAAATCATCATGACCTCCGAGCTGTTCAACCTACTTAGACGAACGGATGAAGAAAGGTGTCTTCCTGGATTTAGGCTACTAAATTG GTACTTTTTCTTCACGGGCATGTTGTTTGTATATGGACGCATACTAAGCCAACAGCTTGTGAATACTGCAACTATAGATCAATTCTCCCATAAGCTAGTAAGCAAGGTCATAAAGTATCAGATGTTCTTTtgctattttctttatattgcAG GACTTGTTTGGTTCATACTAACGTTAAAGAAGAAGACGTACAAGTATCAATTTGGTCAGTATGCATGGACGCACATGATTCTATTTGTGGTCTTCACTCAATCCTCTTTTACTGTTGCCAACATATTTGAAGGCATTTTCTG GTTCCTTCTTCCAGCATCACTTATAGCTATGAACGATGTAGCAGCTTATTTCTTTGGTTTTTTCTTCGGTAAGACTCCTTTAATCAAGCTGTCTCCAAAGAAGACATGGGAAGGCTTCATTGGAGCATCTATTGCCACCATGATAACAGCTTTCCTG TTTGCAAATGTCCTCGGACGTTTCCAATGGTTGACATGTCCAAGAAAG GATCTATCGACTGGTTGGCTTCAGTGTGATCCTGGTCCTCTATTCAAGCCAGAATACTATTCTATAGCTGGATCGCTTCGATGG TTCCCTCTGAAGGAGATATCAATACTTCCAGTGCAATGGCATGCTTTATGCCTAGGTTTATTTGCATCTATAATCGCTCCGTTTGGAGGATTTTTTGCTAGTGGTTTCAAGAGAGCCTTTAACATCAAG GATTTTGGCTACTATATTCCTGGACACGGCGGTTTCACTGATAGAATGGATTGCCAG ATGGTGATGGCAATATTTGTCTACATTTACTACCAGTCATTTGTTCCTCAAGACTACTCTGTTGACATGATTTTAGATCAG ATAGTAAGGAATCTCAACTTTGAGGATCAGAAAGCACTTTACTATAGGCTAGGCCAGATTTTTAGGCAGAGGCAGATGGAAAATTATTGA
- the LOC132036045 gene encoding phosphatidate cytidylyltransferase 1-like isoform X1 — protein sequence MQEHMMPSSPSTPTRIRRRRTQEVIFPVLSKLEDQNKYRTMWIRTYSSLWMLIGIIIILYLGHLYICAMVVVIQIIMTSELFNLLRRTDEERCLPGFRLLNWYFFFTGMLFVYGRILSQQLVNTATIDQFSHKLVSKVIKYQMFFCYFLYIAGLVWFILTLKKKTYKYQFGQYAWTHMILFVVFTQSSFTVANIFEGIFWFLLPASLIAMNDVAAYFFGFFFGKTPLIKLSPKKTWEGFIGASIATMITAFLFANVLGRFQWLTCPRKDLSTGWLQCDPGPLFKPEYYSIAGSLRWFPLKEISILPVQWHALCLGLFASIIAPFGGFFASGFKRAFNIKDFGYYIPGHGGFTDRMDCQMVMAIFVYIYYQSFVPQDYSVDMILDQIVRNLNFEDQKALYYRLGQIFRQRQMENY from the exons ATGCAGGAGCATATGATGCCTTCATCACCATCAACACCTACTCGAATTCGGCGTAGACGTACGCAGGAGGTG ATATTTCCCGTGCTAAGCAAATTAGAAGATCAAAACAAATATAGAACTATGTGGATTCGCACGTATTCTTCTCTATGGATGCTCATAggcatcatcatcattctaTACTTGGGTCATCTGTATATTTGTGCAATGGTCGTTGTCATCCAAATCATCATGACCTCCGAGCTGTTCAACCTACTTAGACGAACGGATGAAGAAAGGTGTCTTCCTGGATTTAGGCTACTAAATTG GTACTTTTTCTTCACGGGCATGTTGTTTGTATATGGACGCATACTAAGCCAACAGCTTGTGAATACTGCAACTATAGATCAATTCTCCCATAAGCTAGTAAGCAAGGTCATAAAGTATCAGATGTTCTTTtgctattttctttatattgcAG GACTTGTTTGGTTCATACTAACGTTAAAGAAGAAGACGTACAAGTATCAATTTGGTCAGTATGCATGGACGCACATGATTCTATTTGTGGTCTTCACTCAATCCTCTTTTACTGTTGCCAACATATTTGAAGGCATTTTCTG GTTCCTTCTTCCAGCATCACTTATAGCTATGAACGATGTAGCAGCTTATTTCTTTGGTTTTTTCTTCGGTAAGACTCCTTTAATCAAGCTGTCTCCAAAGAAGACATGGGAAGGCTTCATTGGAGCATCTATTGCCACCATGATAACAGCTTTCCTG TTTGCAAATGTCCTCGGACGTTTCCAATGGTTGACATGTCCAAGAAAG GATCTATCGACTGGTTGGCTTCAGTGTGATCCTGGTCCTCTATTCAAGCCAGAATACTATTCTATAGCTGGATCGCTTCGATGG TTCCCTCTGAAGGAGATATCAATACTTCCAGTGCAATGGCATGCTTTATGCCTAGGTTTATTTGCATCTATAATCGCTCCGTTTGGAGGATTTTTTGCTAGTGGTTTCAAGAGAGCCTTTAACATCAAG GATTTTGGCTACTATATTCCTGGACACGGCGGTTTCACTGATAGAATGGATTGCCAG ATGGTGATGGCAATATTTGTCTACATTTACTACCAGTCATTTGTTCCTCAAGACTACTCTGTTGACATGATTTTAGATCAG ATAGTAAGGAATCTCAACTTTGAGGATCAGAAAGCACTTTACTATAGGCTAGGCCAGATTTTTAGGCAGAGGCAGATGGAAAATTATTGA
- the LOC132036044 gene encoding trigger factor-like protein TIG, Chloroplastic, which translates to MVTPISIQFNPSILSFPSNPSQSINTKAQFFQSNDKLLLKQKNNSTSRQFLQQQVSLHQLSSTRFVASAAATGVVDTVEDKLPADIHVTETQEPNSRVRLTVEVPTVVCEDCYRSIIKEFMKRSKVPGFRPGKNVPEDILLGFIGKQNVQKAAVEAILKRTLPHAMSSVTGKAFEDSIRIVTKFEDMEKTYLSTNTLRYDVVVDVAPEIKWKPDDAYKNLKVVVELDSDMDAQRVSEKEFIKRHKSLGALKIVTDRGLQVGDVAVIDVTATTIEQDGSDAKNIPAAESKGFNFDTEEGDNVLPGFRDAIVGIKRGETKSFPLVFPDSWKQEDLRGVHAQFTVDCKELFYRDLPELNDSIAEKLLPGCSSIEEVKQALLQRCLEVEQAAKDQATDNAILDQLYKMVEVEIPQSLFQEQGRQLYGAQLLQLQANMKLNEQQLASLSSPRAVNEFLETQKENITSIIKQNLAVGDIFTRENLQFSTEELVKEVQNSIQEFQQHQQEYDEDRVKQQVQEVLEGAKVLEWLRENAEIQYITR; encoded by the exons ATGGTAACTCCAATTTCCATCCAATTCAATCCCTCAATTCTCTCATTTCCATCAAATCCTTCACAATCTATCAATACAAAAGCTCAATTCTTTCAATCCAATGATAAATTATTGCTCAAACAAAAGAACAATTCAACTTCCCGCcaatttcttcaacaacaaGTTTCATTGCACCAATTATCTTCAACTAGATTTGTAGCGTCAGCAGCAGCAACAGGTGTTGTTGATACAGTTGAAGATAAACTTCCAGCTGATATTCATGTTACTGAAACCCAAGAACCCAATTCCAGA GTCAGGTTGACTGTAGAAGTTCCAACTGTTGTATGCGAGGATTGCTATAGAAGTATCATAAAAGAGTTCATGAAACGTTCAAAG GTTCCTGGATTTCGTCCTGGGAAGAATGTTCCAGAAGATATCCTCCTTGGCTTTATCGGGAAGCAAAATGTTCAAAAAGCTGCAGTTGAAGCTATTCTGAAAAGAACACTTCCACATGCCATGTCTTCG GTTACTGGAAAGGCGTTTGAAGACTCCATCCGCATTGTGACCAAATTTGAGGACATGGAAAAGACTTACCTGTCTACGAATACCTTGAG GTatgatgtggttgttgatgtggCTCCTGAAATCAAGTGGAAACCTGACGACGCATACAAGAATCTTAAGGTGGTTGTTGAGCTTGACAGTGATATGGATGCTCAGCGAGTTTCAGAAAAAGAGTTTATAAAGCGTCACAAGTCTCTCGGTGCATTGAAAATTGTTACGGACAGGGGTTTACAG GTTGGTGATGTTGCAGTGATTGACGTAACAGCAACTACGATTGAGCAGGATGGATCAGATGCTAAAAACATACCAGCTGCAGAGAGTAAAG GTTTCAATTTTGATACAGAAGAGGGAGATAATGTCCTTCCCGGTTTTCGTGACGCAATTGTTGGTATTAAACGTGGTGAAACGAAGTCATTCCCTTTGGTATTTCCAGACTCATGGAAACAAGAAGATCTTCGTGGTGTTCATGCTCAATTCACT gTTGATTGTAAAGAACTGTTCTACAGAGATTTGCCCGAGTTGAATGACTCGATTGCTGAAAAGCTTCTTCCAGGATGCAGCTCCATTGAGGAG GTCAAGCAAGCGTTGCTACAAAGATGTCTCGAAGTTGAACAGGCAGCTAAAGACCAAGCAACTGATAATGCCATCCTTGACCAGCTATACAAG atggttgaagttgaaattccTCAATCTCTCTTCCAAGAGCAAGGGAGACAACTCTATGGAGCTCAACTTTTACAATTGCAG GCAAATATGAAACTGAACGAACAGCAGCTGGCATCGTTATCAAGCCCAAGGGCTGTGAATGAGTTCCTTGaaacacaaaaagaaaatataacaaGTATCATAAAGCAAAATTTAGCTGTTGGTGACATATTTACACGTGAAAATTTGCAG TTTTCAACAGAGGAGTTAGTGAAGGAGGTTCAAAACTCAATTCAAGAATTCCAACAGCATCAACAGGAGTATGATGAGGACCGAGTTAAGCAACAG GTACAAGAGGTACTTGAAGGGGCTAAGGTACTTGAATGGCTAAGGGAAAATGCAGAGATTCAGTACATAACTAGGTGA